The DNA region CATGGCGTCAAGCGGCGGGAAGCGGGGGTCGCGTACGGCTGCGGCGACGGCGTTGGTGCGCACGTCGTCAATGAGCGGTTGCCTGGCCTCAAGCGAGCCGATGCAGCCGCGCAACGCACGCCCCTCCATCAGGGTGACGAAACTCGCTCCGGGAGCCAGCAGCCACTCCGGTCTGTCGCGGGGGTACGCGGACTCTTCGCCAAGAGCCTCCTTGATCGCGGCCCACGCAAGCGGGATGAGTACCTTGCCGGCGTCTGGTGGCAGGACCGCCTCTGGCGCAGGTGCGGGCATGTCGAAGTTACGCACGGGGGGCCTCCTCAAAGGCAACCGCGCAGTAGCCGACGACGCGGTCAGGATCGCCTGCGGTGTCTGACGAGTTGCGGGCGTCGAGCAGTGTGGGGTGGAGGTCGTGACGGCGAGCCGCTATCAGCAGGCCATTCAGGGGAGTGGCGC from Demequina lutea includes:
- the amrA gene encoding AmmeMemoRadiSam system protein A, giving the protein MRNFDMPAPAPEAVLPPDAGKVLIPLAWAAIKEALGEESAYPRDRPEWLLAPGASFVTLMEGRALRGCIGSLEARQPLIDDVRTNAVAAAVRDPRFPPLDAMELEHVAIEVSVLSPPSPLDIDGFAGAYDALRPGVDGVILEVDTRHKATFLPQVWGELPHPADFLRHLWLKAGVEPGVWHAGTRLHTYTVKAWQERPAERASG